In Zingiber officinale cultivar Zhangliang chromosome 1A, Zo_v1.1, whole genome shotgun sequence, a genomic segment contains:
- the LOC122037874 gene encoding dihydroorotase, mitochondrial-like isoform X2 produces MPTSCSFPCQRSWISYHPSSINLRSHRFVVASSAAAGMELSLTRPDDWHLHLREGELLHAVASHSARQFGRAIVMPNLKPPITTTEAAVAYRQSILKALPEGSVFDPLMTLYLTDNTSPEEIKLARQSGVVFAVKLYPAGATTNSQDGVTDIFGKCIPVLEEMAKHNMPLLVHGEVTDPSVDIFDREKVFIETILEPLLKKLPHLKIVMEHITTMEAVKFIESCSEGEAIVSAVTSGSNRYFLGTDSAPHERRRKECTCGCAGIYNAPVALSLYAKVFEQAGSLDKLEAFTSFNGPDFYGLPRNTSKIKLRKSSWKVPVSYPYEHGEIVPMFAGETLEWLPSNN; encoded by the exons ATGCCAACCTCCTGCTCTTTTCCTTGCCAGCGATCTTGGATCTCCTACCATCCGAGTTCGATCAATCTGAGAAGCCATCGATTTGTCGTGGCATCGTCCGCGGCGGCCGGAATGGAACTCTCCCTGACGCGGCCGGACGACTGGCACCTCCACCTGCGCGAGGGTGAGCTCCTCCATGCGGTGGCCTCCCACAG CGCGAGGCAATTTGGGAGGGCGATAGTAATGCCGAACCTGAAACCCCCTATTACGACCACAGAAGCGGCGGTGGCTTATCGCCAGTCCATCCTGAAGGCGCTGCCGGagggtagtgtatttgatccccTCATGACGCTTTATCTCACTGACAACACCAGCCCCGAGGAGATCAAACTTGCCA GACAAAGTGGAGTGGTCTTTGCTGTAAAATTATATCCTGCTGGAGCAACTACCAATTCTCAAGATGGGGTTACTGATATATTTGGAAAGTGTATACCCGTGTTAGAAGAAATGGCAAAACATAATATGCCATTGCTG GTCCATGGCGAAGTTACTGATCCAAGTGTTGACATCTTCGACCGAGAAAAAGTTTTCATTGAAACAATTTTAGAACCATTGCTAAAGAAACTTCCACATCTGAAAATTGTGATGGAACACATAACTACAATGGAAGCTGTTAAATTTATCGAATCATGCAGTGAAG GAGAAGCTATAGTATCTGCCGTGACAAGTGGCAGCAATCGATATTTCCTCGGTACGGATAGTGCTCCGCACGAAAGGCGAAGAAAAGAATGTACTTGTGGATGTGCAGGAATATACAATGCTCCTGTTGCTTTATCACTTTATGCCAAAGTATTCGAGCAG GCTGGCTCACTCGACAAACTGGAAGCGTTCACAAGCTTCAATGGACCTGATTTTTACGGACTCCcaaggaatacctcaaagatcaAACTGAGAAAGAGCTCCTGGAAGGTGCCCGTGTCTTACCCATACGAACATGGAGAAATAGTACCTATGTTTGCTGGCGAAACCCTCGAATGGCTTCCATCAAATAACTGA
- the LOC122010939 gene encoding uncharacterized protein LOC122010939 has protein sequence MAMEEDFDEAEVLWPDSTTAAAAGDKSPSASGGIRTAPRQGTRLMTSSCPVKIPSSRSRASNLNGGFIGGGGCVDDDKYNSDPPHMVVERRDAATSASPPGIAGREKGLQLCRVRNQVLRMTGFIER, from the coding sequence ATGGCCATGGAAGAAGACTTCGACGAAGCTGAAGTGCTATGGCCCGACTCCACCACCGCTGCTGCCGCTGGTGACAAATCCCCATCCGCTAGTGGGGGGATCAGGACCGCCCCACGGCAGGGAACTCGCCTAATGACATCGTCTTGCCCCGTCAAGATCCCTTCGTCCCGCTCGAGAGCTTCCAACCTTAACGGCGGTTTCATTGGCGGCGGCGGCTGTGTGGACGACGACAAATACAACAGTGATCCGCCGCACatggtggtggagaggagagacgCGGCGACGTCGGCCTCGCCGCCGGGGATCGCCGGGAGAGAGAAGGGGCTGCAGCTCTGCCGAGTGAGGAACCAGGTGCTTCGGATGACAGGATTCATCGAGAGATGA
- the LOC122037874 gene encoding dihydroorotase, mitochondrial-like isoform X1, producing MPTSCSFPCQRSWISYHPSSINLRSHRFVVASSAAAGMELSLTRPDDWHLHLREGELLHAVASHSARQFGRAIVMPNLKPPITTTEAAVAYRQSILKALPEGSVFDPLMTLYLTDNTSPEEIKLARQSGVVFAVKLYPAGATTNSQDGVTDIFGKCIPVLEEMAKHNMPLLVHGEVTDPSVDIFDREKVFIETILEPLLKKLPHLKIVMEHITTMEAVKFIESCSEGSVAATVTPQHLILNRNSLFQGGLQPHNYCLPVLKREIHREAIVSAVTSGSNRYFLGTDSAPHERRRKECTCGCAGIYNAPVALSLYAKVFEQAGSLDKLEAFTSFNGPDFYGLPRNTSKIKLRKSSWKVPVSYPYEHGEIVPMFAGETLEWLPSNN from the exons ATGCCAACCTCCTGCTCTTTTCCTTGCCAGCGATCTTGGATCTCCTACCATCCGAGTTCGATCAATCTGAGAAGCCATCGATTTGTCGTGGCATCGTCCGCGGCGGCCGGAATGGAACTCTCCCTGACGCGGCCGGACGACTGGCACCTCCACCTGCGCGAGGGTGAGCTCCTCCATGCGGTGGCCTCCCACAG CGCGAGGCAATTTGGGAGGGCGATAGTAATGCCGAACCTGAAACCCCCTATTACGACCACAGAAGCGGCGGTGGCTTATCGCCAGTCCATCCTGAAGGCGCTGCCGGagggtagtgtatttgatccccTCATGACGCTTTATCTCACTGACAACACCAGCCCCGAGGAGATCAAACTTGCCA GACAAAGTGGAGTGGTCTTTGCTGTAAAATTATATCCTGCTGGAGCAACTACCAATTCTCAAGATGGGGTTACTGATATATTTGGAAAGTGTATACCCGTGTTAGAAGAAATGGCAAAACATAATATGCCATTGCTG GTCCATGGCGAAGTTACTGATCCAAGTGTTGACATCTTCGACCGAGAAAAAGTTTTCATTGAAACAATTTTAGAACCATTGCTAAAGAAACTTCCACATCTGAAAATTGTGATGGAACACATAACTACAATGGAAGCTGTTAAATTTATCGAATCATGCAGTGAAG GTTCTGTTGCTGCAACAGTGACACCACAACACCTTATTCTGAATAGAAACTCTTTATTTCAAGGTGGATTACAACCTCACAATTACTGTCTCCCAGTACTAAAACGAGAGATCCACA GAGAAGCTATAGTATCTGCCGTGACAAGTGGCAGCAATCGATATTTCCTCGGTACGGATAGTGCTCCGCACGAAAGGCGAAGAAAAGAATGTACTTGTGGATGTGCAGGAATATACAATGCTCCTGTTGCTTTATCACTTTATGCCAAAGTATTCGAGCAG GCTGGCTCACTCGACAAACTGGAAGCGTTCACAAGCTTCAATGGACCTGATTTTTACGGACTCCcaaggaatacctcaaagatcaAACTGAGAAAGAGCTCCTGGAAGGTGCCCGTGTCTTACCCATACGAACATGGAGAAATAGTACCTATGTTTGCTGGCGAAACCCTCGAATGGCTTCCATCAAATAACTGA